The genomic interval CGAAATCAAGCAGAATCTTGAGGGTTCTCCTCTCAGTTCCTTCAAAGAGATGGTATGTCGAAGATATGTCCCGGGAGGCGGGCATTAGCATCGGATTGACCTCAAGGGTAAAGCAAGCGCTTCTGGCCCAGGAATGGATCAAGGAAGAAAACAAGAGCTTCTTTCTTATAAAGCTGGAGGAAGTACTTGATCAGTGGGTTAGCAACTACTCTTATCAGAAGAATCTGGGCTTCTCTTTCTACTCAGGCCTCGGGGATGAGGAGTTAGAGACCGCAGTGAAGAAAGAGTGCAAAAAAAGAGGCTATCGCTATGGCCTGGCATTGTTCTCCGGCGCGCGGAAGGTTGCGCCATTTGTCAGATTCATGAAGTTCTTCTCCTATATCGAGGGCAATATAGAGGAGATAGCAACAAGCCTTCAGCTCAAAAAGGTGGAAAGCGGTGCAAATGTGATACTACTCCGGCCTTATGATGAAGGTGTCTTTTACGGACTCCAGAATGTCAGCGGCATTTTTGTTGTGTCAGACATTCAGCTCTACCTGGATTTGAAGAGTTACAAGGGTCGAGGAGAGGAAGCAGCGCAAGCGATACTTGAAGAGAGGATAAAGCCTAAACGGTAAGCAAAAGCCAGTATGGAAAACGAGAGATTGATGCCTGCAAGGCGGTACTATTGGAACTCGTTCATCTTCTCGGGGAACTGAAGGAGGAGATGGTGGTAATCGGCGGATGGGTTCCT from Candidatus Eisenbacteria bacterium carries:
- a CDS encoding type IV toxin-antitoxin system AbiEi family antitoxin, with amino-acid sequence MKVLSEKDILKKARKSIGSLLSDISFINLLETRSKVRIDNKQVDLVLNTLVSGKPAKFFIEIKSQGEPRLVRLAIAQLKGYLKDRKDSYGILVAPYLSDASRQICKEAGVGCIDLAGNAFLSFKSIYVDKSGTPNPFAVSRISKSVFSPKSSRILRVLLSVPSKRWYVEDMSREAGISIGLTSRVKQALLAQEWIKEENKSFFLIKLEEVLDQWVSNYSYQKNLGFSFYSGLGDEELETAVKKECKKRGYRYGLALFSGARKVAPFVRFMKFFSYIEGNIEEIATSLQLKKVESGANVILLRPYDEGVFYGLQNVSGIFVVSDIQLYLDLKSYKGRGEEAAQAILEERIKPKR